Proteins encoded by one window of Mercenaria mercenaria strain notata chromosome 4, MADL_Memer_1, whole genome shotgun sequence:
- the LOC123552818 gene encoding uncharacterized protein LOC123552818, which yields MAHLDKHRILSDQQHGFRRRRSTESQLILTLHDLASGLDEGEEIDAILFGFSKAFNKVPHERLAFKLHYYGIRGNLLQWIRSFLANRCQQVLAEGNSSDPSPVISDVP from the coding sequence ATGGCCCATCTCGACAAGCACCGGATACTTTCCGATCAGCAGCATGGGTTCCGGAGGAGGAGGTCCACGGAGAGCCAGCTCATCCTCACACTGCATGACCTTGCCAGCGGCCTCGACGAGGGGGAGGAGATCGATGCCATCTTGTTTGGCTTTAGCAAGGCCTTCAATAAGGTCCCCCACGAACGACTAGCATTCAAACTGCACTACTACGGTATCAGGGGCAACTTATTGCAATGGATCCGGAGCTTCCTGGCAAACAGATGTCAACAAGTTCTAGCTGAGGGCAACTCATCCGACCCATCTCCAGTGATCTCAGATGTCCCCTAA